Proteins encoded together in one Sceloporus undulatus isolate JIND9_A2432 ecotype Alabama chromosome 4, SceUnd_v1.1, whole genome shotgun sequence window:
- the LOC121927843 gene encoding carboxymethylenebutenolidase homolog: MLKYSELKAGVSLCGVIKFTEDNCQLKNPTFFIFGENDDIIPLDQVTALEQKLKQQCKTAFEVKIYPGQTHGFVHRKKEDVNPQDKPYIEEARKDMLNWLNRYI, encoded by the exons ATGTTGAAATATTCTGAATTGAAGGCTGGCGTATCACTTTGTG GAGTCATCAAGTTTACAGAGGACAATTGTCAGCTGAAGAACcccacatttttcatttttggagAGAATGATGATATAATTCCTCTTGACCAA GTCACTGCACTAGAGCAGAAGCTAAAACAACAATGCAAAACTGCATTTGAAGTGAAAATTTATCCTGGACAAACCCATGGCTTTGTACATCGCAAAAAGGAAGATGTTAATCCTCAAGATAAGCCTTACATTGAAGAAGCAAGGAAGGACATGCTTAATTGGCTGAACAGATATATCTAA